The Bacillus sp. Marseille-Q1617 genome has a segment encoding these proteins:
- the rny gene encoding ribonuclease Y, whose amino-acid sequence MQPITIISILLGLIVGVVVGYFIRKSIAEAKIAGARGSAEQILEDAKREADALKKEALLEAKDENHRLRTEMENELRERRNELQKQENRLMQKEENLDRKDDTLDKREALLERKEAALNERQQHIEEMESKVDEMVRSQQTELERISSLTRDEAKGIILDRVENELSHDIAIMVREHETRAKEDADKKAKEVLSLAIQRCAAEHVAETTVSVVNLPNDEMKGRIIGREGRNIRTLETLTGIDLIIDDTPEAVILSGFDPIRRETARIALEKLVQDGRIHPARIEEMVDKSRREVDEYIREIGEQTTFEVGVHGLHPDLIKILGRLKYRTSYGQNVLKHSMEVAYLSGLLAAELGEDERLAKRAGLLHDIGKAIDHEVEGSHVEIGVELATKYKEHPVVINSIASHHGDTEPTSIIAVLVAAADALSAARPGARSETLENYIRRLEKLEEISESYEGVEKSFAIQAGREVRIMVRPEAIDDLESHRLARDIRKRIEDELDYPGHIKVTVIRETRAVEYAK is encoded by the coding sequence ATGCAACCTATTACAATCATCTCCATTTTGCTTGGCCTTATCGTCGGTGTAGTTGTTGGATACTTTATTCGTAAGTCCATTGCTGAAGCGAAAATTGCCGGTGCCAGAGGTTCAGCAGAGCAGATTTTAGAAGATGCTAAGCGCGAGGCAGATGCTCTGAAGAAAGAAGCACTACTTGAAGCAAAGGACGAAAATCATAGACTTCGCACTGAAATGGAAAATGAACTTCGTGAACGAAGAAATGAATTGCAAAAACAAGAAAATCGTTTAATGCAAAAAGAGGAAAACCTCGACCGTAAAGATGATACGCTGGATAAGCGTGAAGCTTTATTGGAAAGAAAAGAGGCAGCTCTTAACGAAAGACAACAACATATTGAAGAGATGGAAAGCAAAGTGGACGAGATGGTACGATCACAGCAAACTGAACTTGAACGTATCTCGAGCCTGACTCGTGATGAAGCGAAAGGAATCATTCTCGACCGCGTGGAAAATGAGCTCTCCCATGATATTGCGATCATGGTCAGAGAACATGAAACACGTGCGAAAGAAGATGCTGACAAGAAAGCGAAAGAAGTCCTTTCACTTGCTATTCAACGTTGTGCTGCTGAACATGTGGCAGAGACAACAGTTAGCGTTGTGAACTTGCCAAATGATGAGATGAAAGGTCGAATTATTGGACGAGAAGGACGTAACATTCGTACGCTGGAAACATTGACAGGAATCGATCTCATAATTGATGATACTCCTGAAGCGGTTATTCTTTCTGGTTTCGATCCGATTCGTAGAGAAACGGCTCGAATTGCATTAGAAAAATTAGTACAGGATGGACGTATCCACCCTGCACGAATTGAAGAAATGGTAGACAAATCCCGTCGTGAAGTGGATGAATATATCCGTGAAATCGGGGAGCAGACAACGTTTGAAGTTGGTGTTCACGGGCTTCACCCGGATTTAATCAAGATTCTGGGCCGTTTAAAGTATCGTACAAGTTACGGACAGAACGTATTAAAGCACTCAATGGAAGTGGCCTATCTATCCGGCTTGCTTGCTGCTGAGCTTGGTGAAGACGAAAGACTTGCCAAGCGCGCCGGTTTACTTCATGACATCGGGAAAGCAATCGACCATGAAGTGGAAGGAAGCCATGTTGAAATTGGTGTGGAACTCGCGACGAAGTATAAAGAGCATCCTGTTGTCATCAACAGTATCGCTTCCCACCACGGAGACACGGAACCGACCTCAATCATTGCGGTTCTTGTAGCGGCTGCCGATGCCTTATCAGCAGCACGTCCAGGTGCAAGAAGTGAAACGCTCGAAAATTATATCCGCCGTCTTGAGAAGCTGGAGGAGATCTCCGAATCCTATGAAGGAGTAGAGAAATCCTTCGCGATTCAAGCAGGACGAGAAGTGCGCATCATGGTAAGACCTGAAGCCATCGACGATTTGGAATCCCACCGATTGGCAAGGGATATCCGTAAGCGGATCGAAGATGAACTTGATTACCCTGGCCACATCAAAGTAACGGTCATCCGTGAAACGAGGGCCGTGGAATATGCGAAATAA
- a CDS encoding TIGR00282 family metallophosphoesterase, producing MRILFVGDVVGSMGREMITEYLSKLKKKHEPDFTIVNGENAASGRGITEKIYKKFLQDGADMVTLGNHTWDNKDIFDFIDSSKKMVRPANFPEGTPGNGLVFGEVYGKTVAVINAQGRTFMPPLDDPFKIVDALVDEAKKKTSIIFVDFHAEATSEKQAMGWFLDGRVSAVIGTHTHVQTADNRVLPNGTAFMCDVGMTGPYDEVLGMNKESVLKRFQTSLPVRFEVPKEGRKILSACLIDIDNKTGKAKKIERILINEDHPFIAEY from the coding sequence ATGAGAATTTTATTTGTTGGAGACGTAGTCGGCTCAATGGGCCGTGAAATGATTACAGAATATTTATCGAAGCTTAAAAAGAAGCATGAGCCCGATTTTACCATCGTAAATGGGGAGAACGCTGCATCAGGAAGGGGGATCACCGAGAAAATTTATAAAAAATTTCTTCAGGATGGCGCTGACATGGTTACCCTGGGAAACCATACTTGGGACAATAAAGATATCTTCGATTTTATTGATTCATCCAAAAAAATGGTGCGTCCTGCTAACTTTCCTGAAGGAACCCCTGGTAATGGTTTAGTTTTTGGAGAGGTTTATGGAAAGACTGTTGCCGTGATAAATGCTCAAGGGAGAACATTTATGCCCCCGCTTGACGATCCGTTTAAAATAGTCGATGCATTAGTGGATGAAGCAAAAAAGAAAACCTCCATCATCTTTGTTGACTTTCACGCAGAAGCGACAAGTGAAAAGCAGGCAATGGGATGGTTCCTGGATGGCCGGGTTTCAGCGGTGATCGGCACGCATACCCATGTTCAGACTGCGGATAATCGAGTCCTTCCAAATGGAACAGCTTTTATGTGTGATGTAGGAATGACAGGTCCTTATGATGAAGTGTTGGGGATGAATAAAGAGTCTGTGCTTAAGAGGTTTCAGACGAGTCTGCCTGTACGGTTTGAAGTTCCGAAAGAAGGGCGGAAAATATTGAGTGCGTGTCTGATAGATATCGATAATAAAACCGGAAAAGCAAAAAAGATTGAGAGGATCCTTATCAATGAGGACCATCCATTCATAGCTGAATATTAA
- the spoVS gene encoding stage V sporulation protein SpoVS, whose translation MEILKVSAKSNPNSVAGALAGVLRERGGAEIQAIGAGALNQAVKAVAIARGFVAPSGLDLICIPAFTDIQIDGEERTAIKLIVEPR comes from the coding sequence ATGGAAATATTAAAAGTTTCAGCAAAATCTAATCCTAATTCTGTAGCTGGTGCACTCGCCGGTGTTCTTCGTGAGAGAGGGGGAGCTGAGATTCAGGCAATTGGTGCAGGAGCGTTGAACCAGGCTGTTAAAGCAGTTGCAATTGCCAGGGGATTTGTTGCTCCCAGTGGTTTAGATTTGATTTGTATTCCGGCATTTACAGACATACAGATTGATGGAGAAGAGCGCACAGCCATTAAGTTAATAGTGGAACCAAGATAA
- the recA gene encoding recombinase RecA: protein MSDRKAALDMALKQIEKQFGKGSIMKLGEQTDRKVVTCPSGSLALDAALGVGGYPRGRIIEVYGPESSGKTTVALHAIAEVQAQGGQAAFIDAEHALDPVYAQKLGVNIDELLLSQPDTGEQALEIAEALVRSGAVDAIVIDSVAALVPKAEIEGEMGDSHVGLQARLMSQALRKLSGAINKSKTIAIFINQIREKVGVMFGNPETTPGGRALKFYSSVRLEVRRAETLKQGNEMVGNKTKIKVVKNKVAPPFRVAEVDIMYGQGISKEGEIVDLGSELDIVQKSGAWYSYNEERLGQGRENAKIFLKENPEIRTEIMLKIREHYGLDTGAADTEDQGELNLLED, encoded by the coding sequence GTGAGCGATCGCAAAGCAGCCTTAGATATGGCGTTGAAACAAATAGAGAAACAGTTTGGAAAAGGCTCTATCATGAAGCTTGGGGAACAAACTGATAGAAAAGTAGTGACATGTCCGAGTGGATCACTTGCGCTTGACGCGGCTCTTGGAGTCGGCGGGTATCCTCGCGGAAGAATTATTGAGGTGTATGGACCGGAATCCTCAGGTAAGACAACAGTAGCACTTCATGCTATCGCGGAAGTACAGGCGCAGGGCGGTCAGGCGGCTTTCATCGATGCCGAGCACGCACTTGATCCTGTATATGCACAAAAGCTTGGAGTAAACATAGATGAACTATTGCTTTCTCAGCCTGATACAGGCGAGCAGGCACTGGAAATCGCTGAAGCATTGGTACGAAGCGGTGCAGTTGACGCCATCGTTATCGACTCTGTTGCAGCTCTTGTACCTAAAGCAGAAATCGAAGGGGAAATGGGAGATTCACACGTAGGTCTTCAAGCCCGCTTGATGTCCCAGGCCCTTCGTAAATTATCAGGTGCCATCAACAAATCGAAGACCATCGCGATCTTCATCAACCAGATTCGTGAAAAGGTCGGAGTCATGTTTGGAAACCCCGAGACGACTCCTGGTGGACGCGCTCTGAAATTCTATTCTTCTGTTCGTTTGGAAGTACGTCGTGCGGAAACCCTTAAGCAAGGTAATGAGATGGTTGGTAACAAAACGAAAATCAAAGTCGTTAAAAACAAAGTCGCTCCTCCTTTCCGTGTAGCGGAAGTGGACATTATGTACGGTCAAGGAATCTCCAAAGAAGGGGAAATCGTCGATCTTGGGTCCGAGCTTGATATCGTCCAGAAGAGTGGTGCATGGTACTCTTATAACGAAGAGCGTCTTGGACAAGGCCGTGAAAACGCGAAAATCTTCTTGAAAGAGAACCCTGAAATCCGAACTGAAATCATGTTGAAAATCCGTGAGCATTACGGATTGGATACGGGAGCGGCAGACACGGAAGATCAAGGAGAACTTAATCTATTGGAAGATTAA